A genomic region of Canis aureus isolate CA01 chromosome 16, VMU_Caureus_v.1.0, whole genome shotgun sequence contains the following coding sequences:
- the SEZ6 gene encoding seizure protein 6 homolog isoform X1, which yields MRSVALLLLPSLLELLAHGLSSEAPTMGEGQAPGMEETDGELTVAPTPEQPERGVHFVTTAPTLKLLNHHPLLEEFLQEGLEGSEEGLRPALPFQPDPPTPLTPSPLPRLANQDSRPVFTSPTPAMVAAPTQPQSRERPWSLESEPRVLRSTAPLPPVPTLGPGERPSTTLPSRAWTPTQEGPGDMGRPWAPEVKSQIMGLGMEGTITTSTASGDDEETTTTIITTTITTVQPPGPCSWNFSGPEGSLDSPVAPSSPTDVGLDCFYYISVYPGYGVEIRVQNISLREGETVTVEGLGGPDPLPLANQSFLLRGQVIRSPTHQAALRFQSLPPPAGPGTFHFHYQAYLLNCHFPRRPAYGTVTVTSLHPGGSAHFYCATGYQLKGARLLTCLNATQPFWDSQEPVCIAACGGVTRNATTGRIVSPGFPGNYSNNLTCHWLLEAPEGQRLHLHFEKVSLAEDDDRLIIRNGDNVEAPPVYDSYEVEYLPIEGLLSSGRHFFVELSTDSSGAAAGMALRYEAFQQGHCYEPFVKYGNFSSSAPSYPVGSTVEFSCDPGYTLEQGSIIIECIDPHDPQWNETEPACRAVCSGEITDSAGVVLSPNWPEPYSRGQDCIWGVHVEEDKRIMLDIRVLRIGPGDVLTFYDGDDLTARVLGQYSGPRGHFKLFTSMADVTIQFQSDPGALVLGYQQGFVIHFFEVPRNDTCPELPEIPNGWKSPSQPELVHGTVVTYQCYPGYQVVGSSVLMCQWDLTWSEDLPSCQKVTSCHDPGDVEHSRRLISSPKFPVGATVQYICDQGFVLTGSAILTCHDRQASSPKWSDRAPKCLLEQLKPCHGLSAPENGAHSPEKRLHPAGATVHFSCAPGYVLKGQASIKCVPGHPSHWSDPPPICRAASLDGFYSGRSLDVAKAPAASSTLDVAHVAAAIFLPLVVMALLVGGVYLYFSRLQGKSPLRLPRTRPRPYDRITVESAFDNPTYEIGSLYFAGDERI from the exons GACTCTCCTCAGAGGCCCCAACCATGGGGGAAGGGCAGGCCCCAGGAATGGAAGAGACGGATGGGGAGCTGACAGTGGCCCCCACACCTGAGCAGCCAGAACGAGGTGTCCACTTCGTCACAACAGCCCCTACCCTGAAGCTGCTCAACCACCACCCACTGCTCGAGGAATTCCTACAAGAAGGGCTAGAGGGCAGCGAGGAGGGGCTGAGGCCAGCACTGCCCTTTCAGCCTGACCCACCTACACCACTCACCCCAAGTCCCCTTCCCCGCCTGGCCAACCAGGACAGCCGCCCTGTCTTCACCAGCCCCACACCAGCCATGGTAGCAGCACCCACTCAGCCCCAGTCCAGAGAAAGACCCTGGAGCCTAGAGTCAGAGCCCCGTGTGCTTCGTAGCACAGCTCCCTTACCTCCAGTGCCTACCCTGGGCCCAGGGGAAAGGCCCAGTACCACACTCCCTAGCAGAGCATGGACTCCAACCCAAGAGGGACCTGGAGATATGGGCAGGCCATGGGCTCCAGAGGTCAAGTCTCAGATCATGGGGCTTGGGATGGAGGGAACCATCACCACCTCTACAGCTTCGGGGGATGACGAGgagaccaccaccaccatcatcaccaccaccatcaccacggTCCAGCCACCAG gcccTTGTAGCTGGAATTTCTCTGGCCCAGAGGGCTCTCTGGACTCCCCCGTGGCCCCCAGCTCACCTACTGATGTCGGCCTGGACTGTTTCTACTACATTTCCGTCTACCCTGGCTACGGTGTAGAAATCAGG GTCCAGAACATCAGCCTCCGAGAGGGGGAGACAGTGACTGTGGAGGGCCTGGGGGGGCCTGACCCGCTGCCCCTGGCCAACCAGTCTTTCTTACTGAGGGGCCAAGTCATCCGTAGCCCCACCCACCAAGCAGCACTGAGGTTCCAGAGCCTCCCACCACCTGCTGGGCCTGGCACATTCCATTTCCACTACCAAG CTTATCTCCTGAACTGCCATTTTCCCCGGCGTCCTGCTTATGGAACTGTGACTGTCACCAGCCTCCACCCAGGAGGCAGCGCCCACTTCTACTGTGCCACTGGCTACCAGCTGAAGGGTGCCAGGCTTCTTACCTGTCTCAATGCCACCCAGCCCTTCTGGGATTCCCAGGAGCCTGTCTGCATTG CTGCCTGCGGTGGAGTGACCCGCAATGCCACCACTGGCCGCATTGTCTCCCCGGGTTTCCCGGGCAACTACAGCAACAATCTCACCTGCCACTGGCTGCTTGAGGCCCCAGAAGGCCAGAGGCTGCACTTACATTTTGAGAAGGTTTCCCTGGCAGAGGATGATGACAG GCTCATCATCCGTAACGGGGACAATGTGGAGGCTCCTCCAGTGTATGATTCCTATGAGGTGGAGTACTTGCCCATTGAGGGACTGCTCAGCTCTGGCCGACACTTCTTCGTGGAACTCAGTACTGACAGCAGTGGGGCAGCCGCAGGCATGGCCCTTCGCTATGAGG CCTTCCAACAGGGCCACTGCTATGAGCCCTTTGTCAAATATGGCAACTTCAGCAGCAGTGCCCCCTCCTATCCCGTGGGCTCCACCGTGGAGTTCAGCTGTGACCCTGGCTACACCCTGGAGCAGGGTTCCATCATCATCGAGTGCATTGATCCCCACGACCCCCAGTGGAATGAGACAGAGCCAGCCTGCCGAG CTGTGTGCAGTGGGGAGATTACAGACTCAGCTGGAGTGGTGCTCTCCCCCAACTGGCCGGAGCCTTATAGCCGGGGGCAGGACTGCATCTGGGGTGTGCACGTAGAAGAGGACAAGCGCATCATGCTGGACATACGAGT GCTGCGCATAGGCCCTGGTGATGTGCTTACCTTCTATGATGGGGACGACCTGACAGCCCGGGTCTTGGGCCAGTACTCAGGACCCCGTGGCCACTTCAAGCTCTTTACCTCCATGGCTGACGTCACCATACAGTTCCAGTCAGACCCCGGGGCCTTGGTGCTGGGCTACCAGCAGGGCTTTGTCATCCACTTCTTTG AGGTGCCCCGCAATGACACATGTCCGGAGCTGCCTGAGATCCCCAATGGCTGGAAGAGCCCATCTCAGCCTGAGCTGGTACATGGCACTGTCGTCACTTACCAGTGCTACCCTGGCTACCAGGTGGTAGGGTCCAGTGTCCTCATGTGCCAGTGGGACCTAACCTGGAGCGAGGACCTGCCCTCCTGCCAGAAAG TGACTTCTTGCCATGACCCTGGGGACGTGGAGCACAGCCGACGTCTCATATCTAGCCCCAAATTTCCTGTGGGGGCCACCGTGCAGTATATCTGCGACCAGGGTTTTGTACTGACTGGTAGTGCCATCCTCACCTGCCATGACCGTCAAGCAAGCAGCCCCAAGTGGAGCGACCGGGCCCCCAAATGTCTCC TAGAACAGCTCAAGCCATGCCACGGCCTCAGTGCCCCTGAGAATGGTGCCCACAGTCCTGAGAAGCGGCTACACCCAGCTGGGGCGACTGTCCACTTCTCATGCGCCCCTGGCTACGTGCTGAAGGGCCAGGCCAGCATCAAATGTGTGCCCGGGCACCCTTCACATTGGAGTGACCCCCCACCCATCTGTAGGGCTG CCTCTCTGGATGGGTTCTACAGCGGCCGCAGCCTGGATG TTGCCAAGGCACCTGCTGCTTCCAGCACCCTGGATGTTGCCCACGTTGCAGCCGCCATTTTCTTGCCACTGGTGGTGATGGCGCTCTTGGTAGGAGGTGTGTACCTCTACTTCTCTAG GCTCCAGGGGAAAAGCCCCCTGCGGCTGCCCCGGACACGACCCCGTCCCTATGACCGCATTACTGTGGAGTCAGCATTTGACAATCCAACTTATGAGATTGGA TCTCTTTACTTTGCAGGAGACGAAAGAATATGA
- the SEZ6 gene encoding seizure protein 6 homolog isoform X4 has product MRSVALLLLPSLLELLAHGLSSEAPTMGEGQAPGMEETDGELTVAPTPEQPERGVHFVTTAPTLKLLNHHPLLEEFLQEGLEGSEEGLRPALPFQPDPPTPLTPSPLPRLANQDSRPVFTSPTPAMVAAPTQPQSRERPWSLESEPRVLRSTAPLPPVPTLGPGERPSTTLPSRAWTPTQEGPGDMGRPWAPEVKSQIMGLGMEGTITTSTASGDDEETTTTIITTTITTVQPPGPCSWNFSGPEGSLDSPVAPSSPTDVGLDCFYYISVYPGYGVEIRVQNISLREGETVTVEGLGGPDPLPLANQSFLLRGQVIRSPTHQAALRFQSLPPPAGPGTFHFHYQAYLLNCHFPRRPAYGTVTVTSLHPGGSAHFYCATGYQLKGARLLTCLNATQPFWDSQEPVCIAACGGVTRNATTGRIVSPGFPGNYSNNLTCHWLLEAPEGQRLHLHFEKVSLAEDDDRLIIRNGDNVEAPPVYDSYEVEYLPIEGLLSSGRHFFVELSTDSSGAAAGMALRYEAFQQGHCYEPFVKYGNFSSSAPSYPVGSTVEFSCDPGYTLEQGSIIIECIDPHDPQWNETEPACRAVCSGEITDSAGVVLSPNWPEPYSRGQDCIWGVHVEEDKRIMLDIRVLRIGPGDVLTFYDGDDLTARVLGQYSGPRGHFKLFTSMADVTIQFQSDPGALVLGYQQGFVIHFFEVPRNDTCPELPEIPNGWKSPSQPELVHGTVVTYQCYPGYQVVGSSVLMCQWDLTWSEDLPSCQKVTSCHDPGDVEHSRRLISSPKFPVGATVQYICDQGFVLTGSAILTCHDRQASSPKWSDRAPKCLLEQLKPCHGLSAPENGAHSPEKRLHPAGATVHFSCAPGYVLKGQASIKCVPGHPSHWSDPPPICRAVAKAPAASSTLDVAHVAAAIFLPLVVMALLVGGVYLYFSRLQGKSPLRLPRTRPRPYDRITVESAFDNPTYEIGSLYFAGDERI; this is encoded by the exons GACTCTCCTCAGAGGCCCCAACCATGGGGGAAGGGCAGGCCCCAGGAATGGAAGAGACGGATGGGGAGCTGACAGTGGCCCCCACACCTGAGCAGCCAGAACGAGGTGTCCACTTCGTCACAACAGCCCCTACCCTGAAGCTGCTCAACCACCACCCACTGCTCGAGGAATTCCTACAAGAAGGGCTAGAGGGCAGCGAGGAGGGGCTGAGGCCAGCACTGCCCTTTCAGCCTGACCCACCTACACCACTCACCCCAAGTCCCCTTCCCCGCCTGGCCAACCAGGACAGCCGCCCTGTCTTCACCAGCCCCACACCAGCCATGGTAGCAGCACCCACTCAGCCCCAGTCCAGAGAAAGACCCTGGAGCCTAGAGTCAGAGCCCCGTGTGCTTCGTAGCACAGCTCCCTTACCTCCAGTGCCTACCCTGGGCCCAGGGGAAAGGCCCAGTACCACACTCCCTAGCAGAGCATGGACTCCAACCCAAGAGGGACCTGGAGATATGGGCAGGCCATGGGCTCCAGAGGTCAAGTCTCAGATCATGGGGCTTGGGATGGAGGGAACCATCACCACCTCTACAGCTTCGGGGGATGACGAGgagaccaccaccaccatcatcaccaccaccatcaccacggTCCAGCCACCAG gcccTTGTAGCTGGAATTTCTCTGGCCCAGAGGGCTCTCTGGACTCCCCCGTGGCCCCCAGCTCACCTACTGATGTCGGCCTGGACTGTTTCTACTACATTTCCGTCTACCCTGGCTACGGTGTAGAAATCAGG GTCCAGAACATCAGCCTCCGAGAGGGGGAGACAGTGACTGTGGAGGGCCTGGGGGGGCCTGACCCGCTGCCCCTGGCCAACCAGTCTTTCTTACTGAGGGGCCAAGTCATCCGTAGCCCCACCCACCAAGCAGCACTGAGGTTCCAGAGCCTCCCACCACCTGCTGGGCCTGGCACATTCCATTTCCACTACCAAG CTTATCTCCTGAACTGCCATTTTCCCCGGCGTCCTGCTTATGGAACTGTGACTGTCACCAGCCTCCACCCAGGAGGCAGCGCCCACTTCTACTGTGCCACTGGCTACCAGCTGAAGGGTGCCAGGCTTCTTACCTGTCTCAATGCCACCCAGCCCTTCTGGGATTCCCAGGAGCCTGTCTGCATTG CTGCCTGCGGTGGAGTGACCCGCAATGCCACCACTGGCCGCATTGTCTCCCCGGGTTTCCCGGGCAACTACAGCAACAATCTCACCTGCCACTGGCTGCTTGAGGCCCCAGAAGGCCAGAGGCTGCACTTACATTTTGAGAAGGTTTCCCTGGCAGAGGATGATGACAG GCTCATCATCCGTAACGGGGACAATGTGGAGGCTCCTCCAGTGTATGATTCCTATGAGGTGGAGTACTTGCCCATTGAGGGACTGCTCAGCTCTGGCCGACACTTCTTCGTGGAACTCAGTACTGACAGCAGTGGGGCAGCCGCAGGCATGGCCCTTCGCTATGAGG CCTTCCAACAGGGCCACTGCTATGAGCCCTTTGTCAAATATGGCAACTTCAGCAGCAGTGCCCCCTCCTATCCCGTGGGCTCCACCGTGGAGTTCAGCTGTGACCCTGGCTACACCCTGGAGCAGGGTTCCATCATCATCGAGTGCATTGATCCCCACGACCCCCAGTGGAATGAGACAGAGCCAGCCTGCCGAG CTGTGTGCAGTGGGGAGATTACAGACTCAGCTGGAGTGGTGCTCTCCCCCAACTGGCCGGAGCCTTATAGCCGGGGGCAGGACTGCATCTGGGGTGTGCACGTAGAAGAGGACAAGCGCATCATGCTGGACATACGAGT GCTGCGCATAGGCCCTGGTGATGTGCTTACCTTCTATGATGGGGACGACCTGACAGCCCGGGTCTTGGGCCAGTACTCAGGACCCCGTGGCCACTTCAAGCTCTTTACCTCCATGGCTGACGTCACCATACAGTTCCAGTCAGACCCCGGGGCCTTGGTGCTGGGCTACCAGCAGGGCTTTGTCATCCACTTCTTTG AGGTGCCCCGCAATGACACATGTCCGGAGCTGCCTGAGATCCCCAATGGCTGGAAGAGCCCATCTCAGCCTGAGCTGGTACATGGCACTGTCGTCACTTACCAGTGCTACCCTGGCTACCAGGTGGTAGGGTCCAGTGTCCTCATGTGCCAGTGGGACCTAACCTGGAGCGAGGACCTGCCCTCCTGCCAGAAAG TGACTTCTTGCCATGACCCTGGGGACGTGGAGCACAGCCGACGTCTCATATCTAGCCCCAAATTTCCTGTGGGGGCCACCGTGCAGTATATCTGCGACCAGGGTTTTGTACTGACTGGTAGTGCCATCCTCACCTGCCATGACCGTCAAGCAAGCAGCCCCAAGTGGAGCGACCGGGCCCCCAAATGTCTCC TAGAACAGCTCAAGCCATGCCACGGCCTCAGTGCCCCTGAGAATGGTGCCCACAGTCCTGAGAAGCGGCTACACCCAGCTGGGGCGACTGTCCACTTCTCATGCGCCCCTGGCTACGTGCTGAAGGGCCAGGCCAGCATCAAATGTGTGCCCGGGCACCCTTCACATTGGAGTGACCCCCCACCCATCTGTAGGGCTG TTGCCAAGGCACCTGCTGCTTCCAGCACCCTGGATGTTGCCCACGTTGCAGCCGCCATTTTCTTGCCACTGGTGGTGATGGCGCTCTTGGTAGGAGGTGTGTACCTCTACTTCTCTAG GCTCCAGGGGAAAAGCCCCCTGCGGCTGCCCCGGACACGACCCCGTCCCTATGACCGCATTACTGTGGAGTCAGCATTTGACAATCCAACTTATGAGATTGGA TCTCTTTACTTTGCAGGAGACGAAAGAATATGA
- the SEZ6 gene encoding seizure protein 6 homolog isoform X5 has translation MRSVALLLLPSLLELLAHGLSSEAPTMGEGQAPGMEETDGELTVAPTPEQPERGVHFVTTAPTLKLLNHHPLLEEFLQEGLEGSEEGLRPALPFQPDPPTPLTPSPLPRLANQDSRPVFTSPTPAMVAAPTQPQSRERPWSLESEPRVLRSTAPLPPVPTLGPGERPSTTLPSRAWTPTQEGPGDMGRPWAPEVKSQIMGLGMEGTITTSTASGDDEETTTTIITTTITTVQPPGPCSWNFSGPEGSLDSPVAPSSPTDVGLDCFYYISVYPGYGVEIRVQNISLREGETVTVEGLGGPDPLPLANQSFLLRGQVIRSPTHQAALRFQSLPPPAGPGTFHFHYQAYLLNCHFPRRPAYGTVTVTSLHPGGSAHFYCATGYQLKGARLLTCLNATQPFWDSQEPVCIAACGGVTRNATTGRIVSPGFPGNYSNNLTCHWLLEAPEGQRLHLHFEKVSLAEDDDRLIIRNGDNVEAPPVYDSYEVEYLPIEGLLSSGRHFFVELSTDSSGAAAGMALRYEAFQQGHCYEPFVKYGNFSSSAPSYPVGSTVEFSCDPGYTLEQGSIIIECIDPHDPQWNETEPACRAVCSGEITDSAGVVLSPNWPEPYSRGQDCIWGVHVEEDKRIMLDIRVLRIGPGDVLTFYDGDDLTARVLGQYSGPRGHFKLFTSMADVTIQFQSDPGALVLGYQQGFVIHFFEVPRNDTCPELPEIPNGWKSPSQPELVHGTVVTYQCYPGYQVVGSSVLMCQWDLTWSEDLPSCQKVTSCHDPGDVEHSRRLISSPKFPVGATVQYICDQGFVLTGSAILTCHDRQASSPKWSDRAPKCLLEQLKPCHGLSAPENGAHSPEKRLHPAGATVHFSCAPGYVLKGQASIKCVPGHPSHWSDPPPICRAVAKAPAASSTLDVAHVAAAIFLPLVVMALLVGGVYLYFSRLQGKSPLRLPRTRPRPYDRITVESAFDNPTYEIGETKEYEVSI, from the exons GACTCTCCTCAGAGGCCCCAACCATGGGGGAAGGGCAGGCCCCAGGAATGGAAGAGACGGATGGGGAGCTGACAGTGGCCCCCACACCTGAGCAGCCAGAACGAGGTGTCCACTTCGTCACAACAGCCCCTACCCTGAAGCTGCTCAACCACCACCCACTGCTCGAGGAATTCCTACAAGAAGGGCTAGAGGGCAGCGAGGAGGGGCTGAGGCCAGCACTGCCCTTTCAGCCTGACCCACCTACACCACTCACCCCAAGTCCCCTTCCCCGCCTGGCCAACCAGGACAGCCGCCCTGTCTTCACCAGCCCCACACCAGCCATGGTAGCAGCACCCACTCAGCCCCAGTCCAGAGAAAGACCCTGGAGCCTAGAGTCAGAGCCCCGTGTGCTTCGTAGCACAGCTCCCTTACCTCCAGTGCCTACCCTGGGCCCAGGGGAAAGGCCCAGTACCACACTCCCTAGCAGAGCATGGACTCCAACCCAAGAGGGACCTGGAGATATGGGCAGGCCATGGGCTCCAGAGGTCAAGTCTCAGATCATGGGGCTTGGGATGGAGGGAACCATCACCACCTCTACAGCTTCGGGGGATGACGAGgagaccaccaccaccatcatcaccaccaccatcaccacggTCCAGCCACCAG gcccTTGTAGCTGGAATTTCTCTGGCCCAGAGGGCTCTCTGGACTCCCCCGTGGCCCCCAGCTCACCTACTGATGTCGGCCTGGACTGTTTCTACTACATTTCCGTCTACCCTGGCTACGGTGTAGAAATCAGG GTCCAGAACATCAGCCTCCGAGAGGGGGAGACAGTGACTGTGGAGGGCCTGGGGGGGCCTGACCCGCTGCCCCTGGCCAACCAGTCTTTCTTACTGAGGGGCCAAGTCATCCGTAGCCCCACCCACCAAGCAGCACTGAGGTTCCAGAGCCTCCCACCACCTGCTGGGCCTGGCACATTCCATTTCCACTACCAAG CTTATCTCCTGAACTGCCATTTTCCCCGGCGTCCTGCTTATGGAACTGTGACTGTCACCAGCCTCCACCCAGGAGGCAGCGCCCACTTCTACTGTGCCACTGGCTACCAGCTGAAGGGTGCCAGGCTTCTTACCTGTCTCAATGCCACCCAGCCCTTCTGGGATTCCCAGGAGCCTGTCTGCATTG CTGCCTGCGGTGGAGTGACCCGCAATGCCACCACTGGCCGCATTGTCTCCCCGGGTTTCCCGGGCAACTACAGCAACAATCTCACCTGCCACTGGCTGCTTGAGGCCCCAGAAGGCCAGAGGCTGCACTTACATTTTGAGAAGGTTTCCCTGGCAGAGGATGATGACAG GCTCATCATCCGTAACGGGGACAATGTGGAGGCTCCTCCAGTGTATGATTCCTATGAGGTGGAGTACTTGCCCATTGAGGGACTGCTCAGCTCTGGCCGACACTTCTTCGTGGAACTCAGTACTGACAGCAGTGGGGCAGCCGCAGGCATGGCCCTTCGCTATGAGG CCTTCCAACAGGGCCACTGCTATGAGCCCTTTGTCAAATATGGCAACTTCAGCAGCAGTGCCCCCTCCTATCCCGTGGGCTCCACCGTGGAGTTCAGCTGTGACCCTGGCTACACCCTGGAGCAGGGTTCCATCATCATCGAGTGCATTGATCCCCACGACCCCCAGTGGAATGAGACAGAGCCAGCCTGCCGAG CTGTGTGCAGTGGGGAGATTACAGACTCAGCTGGAGTGGTGCTCTCCCCCAACTGGCCGGAGCCTTATAGCCGGGGGCAGGACTGCATCTGGGGTGTGCACGTAGAAGAGGACAAGCGCATCATGCTGGACATACGAGT GCTGCGCATAGGCCCTGGTGATGTGCTTACCTTCTATGATGGGGACGACCTGACAGCCCGGGTCTTGGGCCAGTACTCAGGACCCCGTGGCCACTTCAAGCTCTTTACCTCCATGGCTGACGTCACCATACAGTTCCAGTCAGACCCCGGGGCCTTGGTGCTGGGCTACCAGCAGGGCTTTGTCATCCACTTCTTTG AGGTGCCCCGCAATGACACATGTCCGGAGCTGCCTGAGATCCCCAATGGCTGGAAGAGCCCATCTCAGCCTGAGCTGGTACATGGCACTGTCGTCACTTACCAGTGCTACCCTGGCTACCAGGTGGTAGGGTCCAGTGTCCTCATGTGCCAGTGGGACCTAACCTGGAGCGAGGACCTGCCCTCCTGCCAGAAAG TGACTTCTTGCCATGACCCTGGGGACGTGGAGCACAGCCGACGTCTCATATCTAGCCCCAAATTTCCTGTGGGGGCCACCGTGCAGTATATCTGCGACCAGGGTTTTGTACTGACTGGTAGTGCCATCCTCACCTGCCATGACCGTCAAGCAAGCAGCCCCAAGTGGAGCGACCGGGCCCCCAAATGTCTCC TAGAACAGCTCAAGCCATGCCACGGCCTCAGTGCCCCTGAGAATGGTGCCCACAGTCCTGAGAAGCGGCTACACCCAGCTGGGGCGACTGTCCACTTCTCATGCGCCCCTGGCTACGTGCTGAAGGGCCAGGCCAGCATCAAATGTGTGCCCGGGCACCCTTCACATTGGAGTGACCCCCCACCCATCTGTAGGGCTG TTGCCAAGGCACCTGCTGCTTCCAGCACCCTGGATGTTGCCCACGTTGCAGCCGCCATTTTCTTGCCACTGGTGGTGATGGCGCTCTTGGTAGGAGGTGTGTACCTCTACTTCTCTAG GCTCCAGGGGAAAAGCCCCCTGCGGCTGCCCCGGACACGACCCCGTCCCTATGACCGCATTACTGTGGAGTCAGCATTTGACAATCCAACTTATGAGATTGGA GAGACGAAAGAATATGAAGTCTCCATCTAG